The window GCTGTTGTAGCAAATATTACCAGCGTTGCTACAAATAGTGTTTTAAAGTAATTTAGTTTCATAAAAATAAAAATTTAGTTATACATAAAGTTAATTTAACTCGTTTTTAACCTCACGCATAACTAAATAAAGAAAGCGTGGGTTATCTGTACTATTCAGAGGTACTGCCATACCCACACTACAATACAATACAACCCACGCATACACGTAGGCGTTCTTGTGCTTATTGTTCTTGTAGTGTTATGAAAATTGGCAGTTTTCTGAACTAAGTACAATAGCAAAAACGCTATAAATATATCAATGTCTTGATGTTCTATTTCATTAATGCAAAATTATTAATATTTTTGGGATATTCAAAATCATTGTTGATTTAAAAAAAACTATTATATATAGTAATAGCCACATACTTTAATGTACGTGGCTATTTATAATTAATAGTTAACAACTACACTCCAATCTTTTGAGAATAGTTTTCGATAACAACAATATACACTCCATTAGGTAATGTAATTTGAGCAGAGCCGTTAACATAGGTATCTTTAAGAACTTGTCCTGCAAGGTTGATAACTTGCAACTTGCCATAATAATTACAGATATCAATACCATTACCTGCAATAACCTTTATCTCTGTTGTAGAAATATTACTATCCTCTATACCTGTAAAATCACTCTCTATAAAATTGGTAAAATCACTCCACTCAAACTCATAATCCTCTTTTGTCCCTTTTGGAATATAAACAGGAATTGTTTTATCTACATTGTTAAATGTGTTAGAGTAGATAAGAGGAGGATATTCTGCTAAAGAATAGATAGAATTTAATTTACTACAATATCTAAAAGCATCATTTCCAATTTCACTAACTCCGCTACCAATAGTAACCGAA of the Bacteroidales bacterium genome contains:
- a CDS encoding leucine-rich repeat domain-containing protein, with the translated sequence GSCLKLTSVTIPNSVTSIGNSAFDGCSGLTSVTIGSGVSEIGDYAFSGCSGLTSVTIPNSVTSIGDYAFYVCSGLTSVTIGSGVSEIGESAFGSCLKLTSVTIPNSVTSIGKWAFNDCSKLTSVTIPNSVTSIGESAFDGCSGLTSVTIGSGVSEIGNDAFRYCSKLNSIYSLAEYPPLIYSNTFNNVDKTIPVYIPKGTKEDYEFEWSDFTNFIESDFTGIEDSNISTTEIKVIAGNGIDICNYYGKLQVINLAGQVLKDTYVNGSAQITLPNGVYIVVIENYSQKIGV